Proteins encoded by one window of Vitis vinifera cultivar Pinot Noir 40024 chromosome 10, ASM3070453v1:
- the LOC100261794 gene encoding uncharacterized protein LOC100261794 encodes MLDFLKHWAGQAWLLKGNLNIDVLGGGCLLFVFECSSEAERVLSRGKRRVKDNELILEKWHPEVGCLGNKVMVKEAWVRVVGLPLHLWSREVFKLIGDGCGGLINVDEETFSMANLQWARLLVRVKGRDFPSSVQLVEGSGCYSIQLWWEVQPWYSQVMPAGSGCRKGDTETEDEEGSGLGDVCRGNVLEKEAQLVEQMGIQSEPPCGSSSKGATVFSMEPAARGPGVEETYGEDRLVNRGQGAGKGVIRGGVGLGPAAIKVGPDNGEAQFRSWHGVMKCSPEREEAQLFGPEEAKPIILKGWQMGCEEKPFYIKGSLVGWASLAEMGCGPAKEGLKGIRAFSLTDEVEMGARATEEDSRAGVRDDEGVACCHGGDQRASEDSSMVSRARLTDDALAAEASRVDQLKGFLQSLESRAFQITCCRLNCSTFRNMKSQLQEYVIGIPVSCQYDKPSLSNGSGAIIQKKWDSTNYRINKNRKKADNFVDGVREHVRLGPKFSETVKGKLSLGARILRVGGVKRVFKQIFGVGEGEKLLKASQCYLSTTGGPIAGLLFISSQRIAFCSDRSIKFSSPNGELIRIHYKVSIPLRKIERANQSENVKNSSQKYMEIITVDNFDFWFMGFLNYQRAFSYLQQALCEAQNLVEK; translated from the exons ATGCTGGATTTTCTGAAGCATTGGGCGGGTCAAGCTTGGCTCCTAAAAGGTAATTTGAACATAGATGTTTTGGGAGGAGGGTGTTTGCTCTTTGTGTTTGAATGTTCAAGTGAGGCTGAGCGTGTCTTGTCGAGAGGGAAGAGAAGGGTGAAAGACAATGAATTAATTCTGGAAAAATGGCATCCGGAGGTGGGTTGCTTGGGTAATAAAGTCATGGTtaaagaggcttgggtgagaGTGGTGGGCCTTCCCCTTCATCTATGGAGTCGAGAGGTATTTAAATTGATTGGGGATGGCTGTGGTGGTCTGATTAATGTGGATGAAGAAACGTTTTCTATGGCTAATCTTCAATGGGCTAGATTGTTGGTGAGGGTGAAAGGAAGGGATTTCCCTTCCTCAGTTCAGCTGGTGGAGGGATCAGGATGTTATTCAATCCAGCTGTGGTGGGAAGTCCAGCCCTGGTATTCTCAGGTGATGCCGGCGGGAAGCGGGTGCCGGAAAGGTGATACAGAGACTGAAGATGAGGAAGGGAGTGGGTTAGGTGACGTATGCAGAGGAAACGTGTTGGAGAAGGAGGCGCAGCTGGTGGAGCAGATGGGAATTCAGAGTGAGCCGCCCTGTGGAAGCTCCTCGAAAGGAGCTACAGTCTTCTCTATGGAGCCAGCTGCAAGGGGGCCTGGTGTGGAGGAGACGTATGGAGAGGATAGGCTAGTGAATAGGGGTCAGGGAGCAGGTAAAGGGGTCATAAGGGGTGGTGTTGGGTTGGGGCCTGCCGCCATTAAGGTTGGGCCTGATAATGGGGAGGCCCAGTTTAGAAGCTGGCATGGGGTAATGAAGTGCAGTCCAGAACGTGAGGAAGCCCAGTTGTTTGGGCCGGAGGAAGCAAAGCCCATTATATTAAAAGGATGGCAGATGGGCTGTGAGGAGAAGCCTTTTTATATCAAGGGTTCCTTAGTGGGCTGGGCAAGTTTGGCTGAGATGGGCTGTGGGCCCGCGAAAGAGGGGTTAAAAGGTATTAGGGCTTTCTCTCTCACTGACGAAGTGGAAATGGGAGCTAGGGCTACAGAGGAGGATTCGCGGGCTGGTGTTAGAGACGACGAGGGGGTCGCCTGTTGTCACGGAGGGGATCAGAGGGCTTCTGAGGATTCTTCAATGGTGTCGAGGGCACGGTTAACCGACGACGCTTTAGCAGCCGAGGCATCCAG GGTTGATCAACTCAAAGGGTTTTTGCAATCTCTGGAAAGTAGAGCATTCCAGATCACTTGTTGCAGACTGAATTGCAGCACTTTCAGAAATATGAAGAGCCAACTCCAAGAATATGTTATCGGAATCCCAGTCAGCTGCCAATATGATAAGCCATCTCTTTCAAATGGCTCTGGGGCAATCATCCAAA AAAAATGGGATTCCACAAATTACAGGATCAACAAAAACAGGAAGAAGGCAGACAATTTTGTGGATGGAGTCCGAGAGCATG TGAGATTAGGGCCTAAGTTCTCTGAAACGGTGAAGGGAAAGTTGAGCTTGGGGGCTAGGATTCTTCGAGTTGGAGGAGTGAAGAGAGTTTTCAAGCAAATTTTTGGTGTTGGAGAAGGAGAGAAGCTATTGAAGGCTTCCCAATGCTACTTATCAACAACAGGAGGCCCTATAGCTGGTCTCCTCTTTATCTCTTCTCAGAGGATTGCCTTTTGCAGTGATAGATCAATCAAATTCTCTTCTCCAAATGGTGAATTGATTAGGATCCATTACAAG GTCTCCATCCCACTGAGAAAGATAGAAAGAGCCAACCAAAGCGAGAAtgtgaaaaattcatctcagaaGTACATGGAAATCATTACTGTGGATAACTTTGACTTCTGGTTTATGGGATTCTTGAATTACCAGAGAGCTTTCAGCTACCTCCAACAGGCACTCTGTGAAGCGCAGAATCTGGTTGAGAAGTGA